Proteins from a genomic interval of Lolium perenne isolate Kyuss_39 chromosome 1, Kyuss_2.0, whole genome shotgun sequence:
- the LOC127309822 gene encoding serine/threonine-protein kinase D6PKL1: MQSSRSLAHAKPPRSAHARSRSQLAQVRPDPRQDFEFHFDFSSEAFCFDMDGDGGGAKAAPVPVAEKERVLAGFDKVRLSIASSEDDDDEAPPRCSFSGASHPPEPVDEVDPAFAAADRGRRGDTDLKAASAAAAKPVIVWDASPPVGGAAAKPVIVWDASPPVSGAASPHSSTGDSSSGGTAAATVTCTSMAPSCTVTSQSAKTSVCSSGASDWSSGTASGCGGSGGGKPHKGGDPRWKAVLAARARDGPLGMGDFRLLRRLGCGDIGTVYLSELSKGGGGCGAARATWFAMKVMDKASLESRRKLSRAETEREILQLLDHPFLPTLYAHFETDKFACLVMEFCPGGDLHALRQRQPGKLFPEHAARFYAAEVLLALEYLHMLGVVYRDLKPENVLVRDDGHIMLSDFDLSLRCAASPTLFRPSPPCSTSGPNAACIQPTCFMPKLFGHRSSKKSASRSSRTGEHQQQQGAMPELVVEPTAARSMSFVGTHEYLAPEIIKGEGHGSAVDWWTFGVFLHELMYGKTPFKGQTNRATLFNVVGQQLRFPDGGPPTSGASRDLIKGLLAKEPHARLGVKRGAAEIKQHPFFEGINWALIRCSTPPGVPRAVEPIAVAAAMPAKSASMDRVQTNYNSSKRMPPAGGDHVESGGKFLDFEFF, encoded by the exons ATGCAGTCATCACGCTCCCTCGCGCACGCCAAGCCGCCGAGGTCAGCCCACGCGCGCTCCCGCTCCCAGCTGGCCCAGGTGCGCCCGGATCCCAGGCAAGATTTCGAGTTCCACTTCGACTTCTCCTCCGAGGCCTTCTGCTTCGACatggacggcgacggcggcggcgccaaGGCGGCGCCGGTGCCGGTGGCCGAGAAGGAGCGCGTTCTTGCCGGGTTCGACAAGGTGAGGCTCAGCATTGCGTccagcgaggacgacgacgacgaggcgcCGCCCAGGTGCTCCTTCTCCGGGGCCAGCCACCCGCCGGAGCCGGTCGACGAGGTGGACCCCGCGTTCGCGGCCGCGGACCGCGGCCGCCGGGGCGACACCGACCTGaaggcggcgtcggcggcggctgcCAAGCCGGTGATCGTGTGGGACGCGTCGCCGCCGGTGGGCGGCGCGGCGGCCAAGCCGGTGATCGTGTGGGACGCGTCGCCGCCGGTGAGCGGCGCGGCGAGCCCGCACAGCAGCACGGGCGACAGCTCGTCCggtggcacggcggcggccacCGTCACCTGCACCAGCATGGCGCCCAGCTGCACCGTCACCAGCCAGAGCGCCAAGACCAGCGTCTGCAGCAGCGGGGCCAGCGACTGGAGCAGCGGCACGGCCAGCGGCTGCGGTGGCAGCGGTGGAGGGAAGCCGCACAAGGGGGGCGACCCGAGGTGGAAGGCGGTCCTGGCCGCGCGCGCCAGGGACGGGCCCCTCGGGATGGGGGACTTCCGGCTCCTCCGCCGGCTCGGCTGCGGCGACATCGGCACCGTGTACCTCTCCGAGCTGAGCAAGGGTGGCGGTGGCTGCGGTGCGGCGAGGGCGACGTGGTTCGCGATGAAGGTCATGGACAAGGCGTCGCTCGAGAGCCGCCGGAAGCTCAGCCGCGCCGAGACGGAGCGCGAGATCTTGCAGCTGCTAGACCACCCCTTCCTCCCCACACTGTACGCCCACTTCGAGACCGACAAGTTCGCCTGCCTCGTCATGGAGTTCTGCCCCGGCGGCGACCTCCACGCCCTCCGCCAGCGCCAGCCCGGCAAGCTCTTCCCCGAGCACGCCGCAAG GTTCTACGCCGCCGAGGTGCTCCTGGCGCTGGAGTACCTGCACATGCTCGGGGTGGTGTACCGGGACCTGAAGCCGGAGAACGTGCTGGTCAGGGACGACGGCCACATCATGCTCTCCGACTTCGACCTCTCCCTGCGCTGCGCCGCCTCGCCGACGCTCTTCAGACCTTCCCCGCCGTGCAGCACCTCGGGCCCCAACGCCGCCTGCATCCAGCCCACCTGCTTCATGCCCAAGCTCTTCGGCCACCGGAGCAGCAAGAAGAGCGCCTCCAGATCGTCCAGGACCGGCGAGCATCAGCAGCAGCAGGGCGCCATGCCGGAGCTCGTGGTCGAACCAACAGCCGCGCGGTCGATGTCGTTCGTGGGCACGCACGAGTACCTGGCGCCGGAGATCATCAAGGGAGAGGGCCACGGCAGCGCCGTCGACTGGTGGACGTTCGGCGTCTTCCTGCACGAGCTCATGTACGGCAAGACGCCCTTCAAGGGGCAGACGAACAGAGCCACGCTGTTCAACGTCGTCGGCCAGCAGCTCCGGTTCCCGGACGGCGGCCCGCCGACGAGCGGCGCCAGCAGGGACCTCATCAAGGGCCTGCTGGCCAAGGAGCCCCACGCCCGGCTCGGCGTGAAGAGGGGAGCGGCCGAGATCAAGCAGCACCCCTTCTTCGAGGGCATCAACTGGGCGCTCATCCGGTGCAGCACGCCGCCCGGCGTGCCGAGGGCCGTGGAGCCCATCGCCGTCGCAGCAGCGATGCCGGCGAAATCGGCGTCGATGGACAGGGTGCAGACGAACTACAACAGCAGCAAGAGGATGCCACCGGCAGGAGGAGATCATGTGGAATCAGGAGGGAAGTTCCTCGACTTCGAGTTCTTTTAA